One window of Marmota flaviventris isolate mMarFla1 chromosome 5, mMarFla1.hap1, whole genome shotgun sequence genomic DNA carries:
- the Sncb gene encoding beta-synuclein translates to MDVFMKGLSMAKEGVVAAAEKTKQGVTEAAEKTKEGVLYVGSKTREGVVQGVASVAEKTKEQASHLGGAVFSGAGNIAAATGLVKKEEFPTDLKPEEVAQEAAEEPLIEPLMEPEGENYEEPPQEEYQEYEPEA, encoded by the exons ATGGACGTGTTCATGAAGGGCCTGTCCATGGCCAAGGAGGGCGTCGTGGCCGCAGCCGAGAAAACCAAGCAGGGGGTCACCGAAGCAGCAGAGAAGACCAAGGAGGGAGTCCTCTACGTCG GAAGCAAGACCCGAGAGGGGGTGGTACAAGGTGTGGCCTCAG TGGCTGAGAAAACCAAGGAGCAGGCATCACATCTGGGAGGAGCTGTGTTCTCTGGGGCTGGGAACATCGCAGCAGCCACAGGCCTGGTGAAGAAGGAGGAGTTCCCCACGGACCTGAAG CCAGAGGAAGTGGCCCAAGAAGCTGCTGAGGAGCCGCTGATTGAGCCCCTGATGGAGCCAGAGGGGGAGAATTATGAGGAACCACCTCAG GAGGAATATCAGGAGTATGAGCCAGAGGCGTAA